The following are from one region of the Pantoea cypripedii genome:
- a CDS encoding type 1 glutamine amidotransferase domain-containing protein, which translates to MKVLMVLTSHEELGNTGKKTGFWLEEFAAPYYVFKDAGAEIVLASPAGGQPPLDPKSDLPDFQTAMTDRFKADPAAQQALATTVKLDTVDQAAFDTVFYPGGHGPLWDLAESATSIQLIESFERSGKPIGFVCHAPGALRHVKAANGEPLVKGKQVTGFTNSEEAAVELTDVVPFLIEDEFIAQGAKYQKGADWMPFVVEDGNLVTGQNPASSEDVAKRLLSKLAN; encoded by the coding sequence ATGAAAGTTTTAATGGTACTGACGTCACACGAAGAACTGGGGAATACCGGCAAGAAAACCGGATTCTGGCTGGAAGAGTTTGCTGCACCTTACTATGTGTTTAAAGATGCGGGTGCAGAGATTGTGCTGGCCTCTCCGGCAGGCGGACAGCCACCGCTGGATCCGAAAAGCGATCTGCCCGATTTCCAGACCGCAATGACCGACCGTTTTAAAGCCGACCCGGCGGCGCAGCAGGCGCTGGCGACTACCGTGAAGCTGGATACCGTTGACCAGGCGGCGTTCGACACCGTGTTTTACCCTGGTGGTCACGGCCCGCTGTGGGATCTGGCCGAGTCAGCCACATCCATTCAGTTGATTGAGTCTTTCGAACGCTCAGGTAAACCGATTGGCTTCGTGTGTCATGCACCGGGCGCACTGCGCCATGTCAAAGCCGCCAATGGCGAACCGTTAGTGAAAGGTAAGCAGGTCACCGGTTTTACCAACAGCGAAGAAGCGGCGGTGGAACTGACGGATGTGGTGCCGTTCCTGATCGAAGATGAATTTATCGCCCAGGGCGCTAAGTACCAGAAAGGTGCAGACTGGATGCCGTTTGTGGTGGAAGATGGCAATCTGGTCACCGGACAAAACCCGGCCAGCTCCGAAGATGTCGCCAAACGTCTGCTGAGCAAACTGGCTAATTAA
- a CDS encoding MFS transporter produces MAKAAHASHSVGMTKSLTLLFSIAGGIAVGNLYWVQPLLDYIGNAFHVSYSHAGLLVTLTQIGYALGVLLLVPLGDSHDRRRLIPTIMAVSALALMACAFAPTFSVLLASLFFVGLTTVTGQLLIPLAGDLAADHQRGKIVGTVVSGVLTGILASRTVSGLVADAFGWRAIYVLAALMTLALALILLRSLPADQKRVAGSYPQLLGSIITVVRQHPTVQVTLILGAIGFSVFTLFWTGLTFLLSSAPYGYSASQIGLVGLVGLAGALAARRAGRLHDRGWSAGATGGALLLVMVSLIIAEIGGSSILAILAAVLLLDIAIQATNVLNQTRLFAVDVTARSRLNTAFVVSNFIGGAIGSSLAGTLWQLGGWSGITAGEMVLTGCALLIWLVQRKRLRVLA; encoded by the coding sequence GTGGCCAAAGCGGCACATGCCTCTCACTCTGTGGGAATGACCAAAAGCCTGACCTTATTATTCTCGATCGCCGGGGGGATAGCGGTAGGGAACCTTTACTGGGTGCAACCCCTGCTCGATTATATTGGCAACGCATTTCACGTTTCATATAGCCATGCCGGATTGCTGGTCACCCTGACGCAGATTGGCTATGCATTAGGTGTGCTGTTACTGGTTCCGCTCGGAGATAGCCACGATCGCCGCCGCCTGATTCCCACCATTATGGCGGTATCTGCCCTGGCGTTAATGGCCTGTGCTTTCGCACCCACGTTTAGCGTCCTGCTGGCTTCACTGTTTTTTGTCGGCCTCACCACGGTGACGGGCCAGCTACTGATTCCGTTAGCGGGCGATCTGGCGGCGGATCACCAGCGCGGCAAAATTGTCGGCACCGTGGTTTCAGGTGTGCTGACCGGTATTCTGGCTTCGCGCACAGTCAGCGGACTGGTGGCCGATGCCTTCGGTTGGCGTGCGATATATGTTCTCGCGGCGCTGATGACGCTGGCTCTGGCCCTGATTCTGTTACGGTCTTTGCCAGCCGATCAAAAACGCGTAGCGGGTTCTTACCCGCAACTGCTGGGTTCTATTATCACGGTCGTGCGCCAGCATCCTACCGTGCAGGTTACGCTGATCCTCGGTGCCATTGGGTTTTCAGTCTTCACGCTGTTCTGGACCGGGCTCACTTTTTTACTCAGCTCGGCTCCCTACGGTTACAGTGCCAGCCAGATTGGCCTGGTCGGCCTTGTGGGGTTGGCTGGGGCGCTGGCGGCGCGACGTGCCGGACGATTGCACGATCGCGGCTGGTCAGCGGGTGCCACCGGTGGGGCGCTGCTGCTGGTGATGGTGTCCCTGATCATTGCCGAAATAGGCGGTTCCTCCATTCTCGCCATTCTGGCTGCGGTGTTGCTGCTGGATATCGCCATTCAGGCCACTAACGTACTCAATCAAACGCGATTATTTGCGGTGGATGTCACGGCAAGGAGTCGCCTGAATACGGCGTTTGTGGTCAGCAATTTCATCGGTGGGGCGATCGGTTCTTCTCTGGCGGGCACGTTGTGGCAACTGGGGGGCTGGTCGGGGATCACTGCGGGTGAGATGGTCCTGACAGGCTGCGCGTTGCTGATATGGCTGGTGCAGCGCAAGCGGCTGAGGGTATTAGCATAA
- a CDS encoding AraC family transcriptional regulator: MDPLSDVLQLLSAQSYITTGQTTGACWSMRYPGFSGMKFMAVHKGKIWFRLVAEDHWRALTAGDGMIITRSAPFILASDPALTPVASATVPYVRKNGLADYGGDDSLLLAGKMEIDPVSAEQLLDLLPLVIPLHADSESSSTLSWLMTRLHAESQSNRPGSAVAGNHLMHLVMIEGIRSWVLSDEAQLQGWMGALRDTRIMRAITAIHAEPAKNWHLMELANIAGMSRAGFARRFSETTGTSPLNYVTHWRMQIASKALRLSAEPIKQLAFRLGYASESTFSTVFRRVYGLPPSAHRLAKQDGPLQRLAPFAANEDAK; the protein is encoded by the coding sequence ATGGATCCGTTATCCGATGTGCTTCAGCTATTGTCCGCCCAAAGCTATATCACCACCGGACAAACCACCGGAGCATGCTGGTCGATGCGCTATCCCGGATTTTCCGGGATGAAGTTTATGGCAGTGCATAAAGGAAAAATCTGGTTCCGTCTGGTCGCTGAAGATCACTGGCGTGCGCTTACTGCCGGTGACGGGATGATTATCACCCGTTCTGCGCCATTTATCCTGGCCTCCGATCCTGCCCTTACCCCGGTCGCGTCCGCCACCGTGCCTTATGTCAGAAAAAATGGCCTCGCCGATTACGGCGGTGACGACAGCCTGCTGCTGGCAGGCAAAATGGAAATCGATCCGGTCTCCGCAGAGCAGTTGCTGGATCTGCTGCCGCTGGTGATTCCGTTGCACGCCGACTCGGAGTCCTCCTCAACGCTCAGTTGGCTGATGACCCGACTGCATGCCGAAAGCCAGTCTAACCGCCCAGGGTCCGCCGTCGCCGGGAATCATCTGATGCATCTGGTGATGATTGAAGGTATCCGCAGTTGGGTGCTCTCTGACGAGGCGCAGTTACAGGGCTGGATGGGGGCGTTGCGCGATACGCGCATTATGCGTGCAATCACCGCCATTCACGCCGAACCGGCAAAAAACTGGCATCTGATGGAACTGGCGAACATCGCCGGGATGTCACGGGCCGGGTTTGCGCGTCGCTTCAGCGAAACTACCGGCACCTCCCCGCTGAATTATGTCACGCACTGGCGCATGCAGATTGCCAGCAAAGCCCTCAGACTGAGTGCCGAACCGATCAAGCAACTGGCGTTCCGCCTCGGCTATGCCTCCGAAAGCACCTTCAGTACCGTCTTCAGGCGCGTTTATGGGTTACCGCCGTCAGCACATCGGCTGGCAAAACAGGACGGTCCGCTGCAGCGTCTGGCCCCTTTCGCTGCCAATGAAGACGCAAAATGA
- a CDS encoding MFS transporter — protein MHIKNTTQDKLFTTAVCLGFVLVQLDVSIVNVGLETLRQNFHAGIADLEWVMNTYSLLFASLLLGAGTLGDRFGVRNIFVTGILIFIGASLSCAFAPSIYWLDIARGIQGVGAALLVPSSLTLLRQYFADGKARAGAIALWAASGSFALAAGPVAGGFLIKLLGWKSIFLINVPVGLLSVFFTLRFAPISPRFNRNINFASQTLIVLALGLLTFTLTESGRFGWDSRITLSSLLAGLIALALFIRGEKKSADPVVLPSVLSNKLIVSGVIIGFLCNMVFYGAVFIFSIFFQSELKLTALQAGLAFLPMMLCTALVNFSSGRLGRLFRLRGLSGVGSLVSFVGFALLLLIKPDWGAYQLFIPMMLLGAGTSLAMPGVANLIFAQATHEEAGSASALFSCARQMGGVMGVAVFGLIISASGDENLIGGLKMVAATAMLMTLIWLTISKTRLPA, from the coding sequence ATGCATATAAAAAACACCACTCAGGACAAGCTGTTCACCACAGCGGTGTGTCTGGGTTTCGTTCTGGTCCAGCTTGATGTCAGCATCGTTAACGTCGGGCTGGAAACCCTGCGGCAGAATTTCCATGCCGGGATCGCTGACCTCGAATGGGTGATGAATACCTATTCCCTGCTTTTTGCCTCGCTACTGCTGGGTGCCGGTACGCTGGGCGATCGCTTTGGCGTCAGGAATATCTTTGTCACGGGCATTTTAATCTTTATTGGTGCGTCACTGAGCTGTGCCTTTGCGCCCAGCATCTACTGGCTGGATATCGCACGCGGCATTCAGGGGGTGGGCGCTGCCCTGCTGGTCCCGAGTTCGCTGACGCTGCTGCGCCAGTATTTCGCTGATGGCAAGGCGCGAGCCGGGGCGATCGCCCTGTGGGCGGCGTCAGGCAGTTTTGCACTGGCTGCGGGCCCGGTCGCGGGGGGATTTCTGATTAAGCTACTGGGCTGGAAAAGTATTTTCCTGATCAATGTGCCGGTCGGTCTGCTGAGTGTGTTTTTTACCCTGCGCTTTGCCCCGATCAGCCCGCGCTTTAACCGAAACATTAACTTTGCCAGCCAGACGCTGATTGTTCTGGCGCTCGGGCTGCTGACCTTTACCCTGACCGAATCCGGGCGCTTTGGCTGGGATAGCCGTATTACCTTATCGTCTTTGCTGGCCGGGCTGATCGCGCTGGCGTTGTTTATTCGCGGTGAGAAAAAGTCTGCGGACCCGGTGGTGCTGCCATCAGTGCTCAGCAATAAGCTGATCGTCAGTGGGGTAATCATCGGATTTCTCTGCAACATGGTGTTTTATGGTGCGGTGTTCATTTTCAGTATTTTTTTCCAGAGCGAACTGAAACTCACCGCCTTACAGGCTGGCCTGGCTTTTCTGCCAATGATGCTGTGTACCGCGCTGGTGAATTTCAGCAGTGGCAGATTGGGGCGATTGTTTCGTCTGCGCGGGTTGTCGGGCGTGGGTAGCCTGGTGAGTTTTGTCGGGTTCGCTTTGCTGTTGTTGATTAAGCCTGACTGGGGAGCTTATCAGCTGTTTATCCCGATGATGCTACTGGGTGCCGGAACGTCTCTGGCGATGCCCGGTGTGGCTAACCTGATTTTTGCGCAGGCGACGCATGAGGAAGCCGGATCGGCGTCAGCCCTCTTTTCCTGCGCACGACAGATGGGAGGGGTAATGGGCGTTGCGGTGTTCGGCCTGATTATCAGTGCCAGTGGTGATGAAAATCTGATTGGCGGCCTGAAAATGGTGGCGGCAACCGCCATGTTGATGACGCTGATTTGGTTAACCATCAGCAAAACCCGTTTACCGGCATAA
- the pptA gene encoding tautomerase PptA — translation MPHVDIKCLPRNLTEQQLAALADDITAALVKHLGTTDDAVSVALNEIPSEKWKGDVYDTIIKPHLAELIKKPGYQY, via the coding sequence ATGCCACACGTAGATATTAAATGTTTGCCACGTAACCTGACGGAACAACAGCTAGCAGCGCTGGCTGATGATATTACCGCTGCGCTGGTAAAACATCTGGGCACCACTGACGATGCGGTATCCGTTGCACTGAATGAAATTCCATCCGAAAAATGGAAGGGTGACGTTTATGACACCATCATCAAACCGCATTTAGCTGAGTTAATTAAAAAACCAGGTTACCAATACTAA
- a CDS encoding LysR family transcriptional regulator produces the protein MSRDNLNDLVAFITVAREQSFTRAAAALGVSQSALSHSMKALESRLGLRLLTRTTRSVSPTEAGERLLQALGPKLDEIKNELDAVLDLRDNPTGVVRVTATDYAITYLVWPKLEKFLPEYPDIQVELITDYGLTDIVAGRFDAGIRLGETVAQGMISVRISDDVRFVVVGSPDYFQRYPTPLHPRDLVAHRCINLRLPTHGGLYAWEFEKEGEELRVRVEGPAVFNNIFHVLDASVSGFGLAHVPEDLAAPLIAEGKLVRVLEDWCPYWDGYHLYYPSRRAPSRAFTLMVDALRYRRK, from the coding sequence ATGTCGCGCGATAATCTAAATGATCTGGTGGCCTTCATCACGGTTGCCCGCGAGCAAAGTTTTACCCGCGCCGCGGCAGCACTGGGGGTTTCCCAGTCGGCGCTCAGCCATTCCATGAAGGCACTGGAATCCAGACTGGGATTGCGCCTTCTCACCCGTACCACCCGCAGCGTCTCGCCCACAGAAGCGGGCGAGCGTTTATTACAGGCGCTCGGTCCGAAACTGGATGAAATCAAAAATGAGCTGGATGCGGTACTCGACCTGCGGGATAACCCGACTGGTGTGGTGCGCGTAACAGCGACTGATTATGCGATCACCTATCTGGTCTGGCCGAAACTGGAAAAATTCCTGCCTGAATATCCGGATATCCAGGTAGAACTGATCACGGATTATGGGCTGACTGATATTGTTGCCGGCCGCTTTGACGCCGGGATCCGGCTGGGAGAGACGGTTGCTCAGGGCATGATCTCGGTAAGAATCAGTGACGATGTCCGTTTTGTCGTGGTGGGATCGCCTGACTATTTTCAGCGTTATCCCACCCCGCTCCATCCACGCGACCTGGTGGCGCATCGCTGTATCAATCTTCGCTTGCCCACACATGGCGGCTTATATGCCTGGGAGTTTGAAAAAGAGGGGGAAGAATTGCGCGTCAGGGTTGAAGGCCCGGCCGTTTTCAACAATATCTTCCATGTACTCGATGCATCGGTGAGTGGTTTTGGCCTGGCGCATGTACCGGAAGATCTTGCAGCCCCGCTGATCGCCGAGGGAAAACTGGTGCGGGTGCTGGAAGACTGGTGCCCCTACTGGGATGGCTACCATCTCTACTATCCAAGCCGCCGGGCCCCTTCACGCGCATTTACCCTGATGGTGGATGCGCTCAGGTATCGGCGGAAGTAG
- a CDS encoding type II toxin-antitoxin system HicB family antitoxin, with protein sequence MNNTLKIDGHIAVISFDPEIEMFRGEFVGLNGGADFYAYSVEELKKEGSLSLAVFLDECQKDGIEPYKNFSGKVTTRLTPERHQALAVTAQAHGVSINELLNEGVDLVIQKHS encoded by the coding sequence ATGAATAACACACTTAAAATCGACGGACATATTGCCGTTATTTCTTTCGACCCTGAAATAGAAATGTTTCGCGGAGAGTTTGTCGGCCTGAATGGCGGGGCTGACTTTTACGCGTATAGCGTAGAAGAACTTAAAAAGGAAGGTTCACTATCGCTGGCCGTTTTCCTTGATGAGTGCCAGAAAGACGGTATCGAACCCTATAAAAATTTCAGTGGTAAGGTGACAACCCGTCTGACACCAGAACGACACCAGGCGCTGGCAGTGACTGCACAGGCACATGGTGTGTCCATAAATGAATTACTCAATGAAGGCGTAGATCTGGTAATTCAAAAGCACTCTTAA
- a CDS encoding type II toxin-antitoxin system HicA family toxin, translated as MNKRHHKTLSDVYARPVSGSIKWGDIEALFIALGAEVHEREGSRIAVLLKGQKKIFHRPHPRPTTDKGAVNSIRVWLDSLGIRP; from the coding sequence ATGAACAAACGACACCATAAAACGCTGTCAGATGTGTACGCCCGACCGGTAAGCGGTTCAATAAAGTGGGGTGATATTGAAGCCCTGTTTATTGCTCTCGGTGCGGAAGTTCATGAAAGGGAAGGCTCAAGGATTGCGGTTCTACTGAAAGGACAAAAGAAAATCTTTCACAGGCCACATCCGAGACCGACCACTGACAAGGGGGCGGTTAACTCCATTCGGGTATGGCTGGATAGTTTAGGAATCAGACCATGA
- a CDS encoding SDR family oxidoreductase, whose protein sequence is MTQATKYALITGGNKGIGFEIAQKLGLQGIAVIIGARNKDRGEEAVKKLAAQGINAQFVQLDLNNPATITTSAAWVQDTLGHLDILVNNAGIMDTRDGAPGNTDLTVIREVFETNFFGTLMVTQAMLPLLKKSPSARIVNVSSQLGSLALNRDPEWEYASAKLIGYNASKAAVNMLTIQLAWELQDSNIKVNSANPGYTATDLVPGAAEHGQPVEDGARTAIQLALLSEDGPTGEFRDNDGVVPW, encoded by the coding sequence ATGACCCAGGCAACAAAATACGCCCTGATTACCGGGGGTAATAAAGGCATCGGCTTCGAAATTGCGCAAAAACTCGGCCTGCAAGGCATTGCTGTCATTATTGGCGCGCGCAATAAAGATCGTGGCGAAGAAGCGGTAAAAAAACTCGCGGCGCAAGGGATTAATGCCCAATTTGTTCAGCTGGATCTTAATAATCCTGCAACGATCACAACCTCTGCGGCCTGGGTACAAGATACCCTCGGCCATCTGGATATTCTGGTTAATAACGCCGGTATTATGGACACCCGCGATGGTGCACCGGGAAATACCGACCTGACGGTGATCCGCGAAGTATTTGAAACCAACTTTTTTGGCACGCTGATGGTGACACAGGCCATGTTGCCACTGCTAAAAAAATCTCCCTCTGCACGCATTGTTAATGTGTCCAGTCAGCTGGGTTCGCTGGCACTGAACCGCGACCCTGAGTGGGAGTACGCTTCAGCAAAATTGATTGGCTATAACGCCTCGAAAGCCGCCGTCAATATGCTGACGATTCAGCTCGCTTGGGAATTACAGGATAGCAATATCAAGGTCAATTCAGCCAATCCTGGCTACACCGCCACTGACCTGGTGCCAGGTGCTGCTGAACATGGGCAGCCGGTGGAAGATGGCGCGAGAACGGCGATTCAGCTCGCATTATTATCCGAGGACGGTCCGACCGGCGAGTTCCGGGACAATGATGGCGTCGTTCCCTGGTAG
- a CDS encoding NAD(P)H-dependent oxidoreductase has product MKTLIIVSHPYQQQSNVIKALQQTAEAQNNVIVRNLEEIYGDNVTGFDIPLEQSFYAAAARVVFIFPIHWFNLTPMLKAYLNEVWAYGWAFGPDGVALKNKQLLVVASAGASEYTYSHQGLINSTFDEVMTPMKATALYCGMDYLSPLSFHSVIGASAEKISDYQEKLSQRLSA; this is encoded by the coding sequence ATGAAAACGTTAATTATTGTTTCACATCCTTATCAACAACAATCTAATGTTATTAAAGCACTTCAGCAGACCGCTGAAGCGCAAAATAATGTGATAGTACGTAACCTCGAAGAAATTTATGGCGATAATGTCACAGGATTTGATATTCCGCTTGAGCAATCTTTCTATGCGGCTGCCGCTCGCGTGGTATTTATTTTCCCGATTCACTGGTTCAATCTCACGCCCATGCTGAAAGCGTACTTAAATGAAGTCTGGGCCTATGGCTGGGCATTTGGCCCGGATGGTGTGGCTCTAAAAAACAAGCAGTTATTGGTGGTGGCCTCTGCGGGTGCCAGCGAATATACCTACTCTCACCAGGGGCTAATCAACAGCACCTTTGATGAAGTGATGACCCCAATGAAAGCCACTGCACTTTATTGCGGTATGGATTATCTGTCTCCGTTGTCATTTCATAGCGTGATTGGCGCGAGCGCCGAAAAAATTTCTGACTATCAGGAAAAATTATCTCAGAGATTGAGTGCGTAA
- a CDS encoding DUF1330 domain-containing protein yields the protein MSHTKPAFMIFNVTVTDPEGIKPYLAKVAETLKTYHAQLLVQAAESITLEGSAPAGQTIILRFDNIEIAQAWYHSVEYQAIIHYRLASAITHSWIVEGV from the coding sequence ATGTCGCATACAAAACCTGCCTTTATGATTTTTAATGTCACCGTCACCGATCCTGAAGGCATTAAACCTTATCTGGCAAAGGTGGCTGAAACCCTGAAAACTTATCATGCGCAGTTGCTGGTTCAGGCGGCGGAAAGTATCACGCTGGAAGGCTCTGCACCTGCAGGTCAAACCATTATTCTGCGTTTTGACAATATTGAAATCGCACAGGCCTGGTATCACTCCGTTGAATATCAGGCAATTATCCATTATCGCCTCGCGTCAGCTATTACCCACAGCTGGATTGTTGAAGGTGTGTGA
- a CDS encoding LysR family transcriptional regulator translates to MEISRHVRAILTFVETVDKGSFAASARQLGISTAAVSKNIAGLEQALGVRLLNRTTRRLTLTEEGSAFISQARIALNALEGAVDTLVARKAEISGHVRISTSTAFGRNHILPVLPGMAEQYPALTVEMDFDDRVTDIIKEGYDLAIRGGRIMDSSLVSRPVCRINTILVASPAYLQRYGIPTTPEALSAHKLISRRFLGGRVTPWGFRNDDGSHSILEPEGNILTLSAPEALVDAALLDYGIAQVGVHNALEHLQSGKLKIVLYGQHDPGNFEMVIQYPHRALIASRVKVVVEYLLSAFRGDKKLTIRYEELAGFSC, encoded by the coding sequence TTGGAGATTTCCCGTCACGTCCGTGCCATTCTCACCTTTGTTGAAACCGTGGATAAAGGCAGTTTTGCCGCCAGCGCCCGCCAGCTGGGGATCAGCACCGCAGCGGTGAGCAAAAATATCGCCGGTCTGGAGCAGGCACTTGGCGTGCGGCTGCTCAACCGCACTACACGGCGTTTAACCCTGACCGAAGAAGGCAGCGCATTTATCAGCCAGGCCAGAATCGCCCTGAATGCGCTGGAAGGGGCTGTCGATACCCTGGTCGCCCGTAAGGCGGAAATCAGCGGACATGTCAGAATTTCCACCAGCACCGCCTTTGGCAGGAATCATATCCTGCCCGTGCTACCGGGGATGGCTGAACAATATCCAGCGCTGACCGTAGAAATGGATTTTGATGATCGCGTAACCGATATCATCAAAGAAGGCTATGACCTGGCCATCCGAGGGGGAAGGATCATGGATTCCTCGCTGGTCTCGCGCCCGGTCTGCCGTATCAATACTATCCTCGTGGCATCGCCCGCTTATCTGCAACGCTATGGCATCCCGACGACACCCGAGGCACTCAGCGCGCATAAACTCATCAGCCGACGCTTCCTCGGTGGACGCGTGACCCCCTGGGGATTCAGGAACGACGATGGCAGCCATTCAATCCTTGAGCCGGAAGGTAACATCCTGACCTTATCAGCACCTGAGGCGCTGGTTGATGCCGCGTTGCTGGATTACGGCATTGCCCAGGTGGGCGTTCACAATGCGCTGGAACACCTACAAAGCGGAAAACTGAAAATCGTGCTTTATGGTCAGCATGATCCGGGTAATTTCGAAATGGTGATTCAGTATCCGCACCGGGCGTTGATCGCCTCGCGGGTAAAAGTGGTGGTGGAGTATCTGTTGAGCGCCTTCCGTGGCGATAAAAAACTGACCATCCGTTATGAAGAGCTGGCGGGGTTCAGCTGCTAG